The following are encoded together in the Vanrija pseudolonga chromosome 7, complete sequence genome:
- the asaE_16 gene encoding MFS transporter asaE: MSTTATIVNDSNHHHLAPHARRHHHHHRTPSPVPPVPAPDVVSFFDPASAGGGGPLVRIATAHSEREREQQRRAGGGALGMTPMPDGSVAPAEKTTRGEEPAAGGMAASIDDEKNLGADAEQAKPDDDACDECASNDAEEHVYPDGGYGWVVVVCCLTLSALTNGWGMNYGVWQQYYADSPKYSHYPNAVVALIGSLQGLRVLIIGAVICWLALFSAAFSHNLASLVVTQGLLLGAGQGMIVPLFMSLPSQWFFKRRGLASGITLGGAGLGGGVSTLVVRRLLTAVGGDKTLLIYSFINLVFMAIAIGLIRTRPHSPEAQATRGPWINRAVLSRSEFWAIALSLFVGVIGYGGPFVFLPQWMSLHFPTLSPGQVTVPLTIMGFTVCVGRSGVGLVADYIGPMNTYILVLVFSGVTQYALWLTAKSFAAACVFGLMYGLVAPGYLGLLPQIVVTVFGPNALASNVGLLLLFAGPGMVVSAALGGAMFDATGRTDMKWMIVVMGGLQIFAGVLACWARVKASRAVWAKI; this comes from the exons ATGAGCACGACAGCGACGATCGTAAACGActccaaccaccaccacctcgccccgcATGCCCGcagacaccaccaccaccaccgcacgccgtcgcccgtcccgccggtgccggcgcccgACGTCGTGTCCTTCTTCGaccccgcgtcggcgggcggcggcggcccgctCGTGCGCATCGCCACTGCGCACTCTGAGCGCGAGAGAGAACAGCAGCGCCGTGCAGGCGGAGGTGCCTTGGGCATGACGCCCATGCCTGATGGCAGTGTGGCGCCTGCGGAGAAGACGACGCGGGGCGAGGAGCCCGCCGCTGGAGGCATGGCCGCGtccatcgacgacgagaagaacctcggcgccgacgccgaacaAGCCAAacctgacgacgacgcatgCGACGAGTGCGCCtccaacgacgccgaggagcacgtcTACCCGGACGGCGGGTAcggctgggtggtggtcgtgtgcTGCCTGACGCTGAGTGCGCTCACCAACGGGTGGGGCATGAACTATGGCGTGTGGCAGCAG TACTACGCCGACAGCCCAAAATACTCGCACTACCCCAacgcggtcgtcgcgctcatcggAAGCCTGCAGGGCTTG CGCGTCCTCATCATCGGCGCCGTCAtctgctggctggcgctcTTCTCCGCAGCCTTCAGCCACAACCTCGCCTCCCTAGTCGTAACACAaggcctgctcctcggcgcggggcagGGCATGATCGTGCCGCTGTTCATGAGCCTCCCGTCCCAGTGGTTCTTCaagcgccgcggcctcgcgtCGGGGatcacgctcggcggcgcggggctggggggcggcgtgtcgacgcTTGTTGTGCGGCGGCTTCTCACGGCCGTGGGTGGGGACAAGACACTACT CATCTACTCGTTCATCAACCTCGTCTTCATGGCCATTGCCATCGGGCTCATCCGCACGCGCCCGCACTCGCCAGAGGCGCAAGCCACGCGCGGGCCATGGATCAACCGCGCCGTGCTCTCGCGCTCCGAGTTCTGGGCGATCGCGCTGTCGCTGTTCGTCGGCGTGATAGGGTACGGCGGGCCGTTCGTCTTCCTCCCGCAGTGGATGAGCCTGCACTTCCCCACCCTGTCCCCGGGGCAGGTGACGGTCCCGCTCACGATCATGGGGTTCACGGTGTGCGTCGGCCGCTCGGGCGTGGGCCTGGTGGCAGACTACATCGGCCCGATGAACACGTAcatcctcgtgctcgtcttCTCCGGCGTGACGCAGTACGCGCTCTGGCTGACCGCCAAGAGCTTTGCCGCCGCGTGTGTCTTTGGGCTGATgtacggcctcgtcgcgcccggcTATCTCGGGCTGCTGCCTCAGATCGTCGTGACCGTCTTTGGGCCcaacgcgctcgcgtcgaATGTGGGGTTACTGTTGTTGTTCGCCGGCCCAGGCATGGTCGtgtccgccgcgctcggTGGCGCAATGTTCGACGCGACGGGGCGCACCGACATGAAGTGGATGATTGTCGTCATGGGCGGGCTGCAGATCTTTGCCGGGGTGCTGGCGTGCTGGGCACGTGTCAAGGCCAGCCGGGCGGTGTGGGCCAAGATATGA
- the CPY1_2 gene encoding Carboxypeptidase Y — translation MRAHLLALLLPLAGAFRIPFADEVDSFASLLVDETHGGADTVLSPASDITLESITDDFHVLVSAEHPRHKVRIKSTTGWCDPHARSYSGYLDVGYGKELYFAYFESRRDPSSDPVMMWINGGPGGSSAMGLYGELGPCTVNPGAKNLNDTTPNPHSWNNEANIFFLDQPISVGFSHAHNGQEVSNTPQAAKDVVAFIQIFFETFKELEGRALHLSGESYGGRYLPVFASAVHDANAGLVAAGKTPINLQSVLIGNGLPDLYSMLESFQPLGCTPQEGVNGTILNIEQCIALRSNTAKCLQLSTKHCLDTHDPVDCGIAFDYCMIQVFSASTWVHLNPYDARLHCFPGEPGCYAFMSDIEKYLNLPDVQLKLGIPKGYKYSMMTPELGARFFLQQDWTYKTWEYVAELLERGVRVLNFVGMVDWVCNHIGQEIWIEKFDWTGKAAFNAEKLVDWKVDGKKAGYVKSHGPLTFLKILDAGHMVPMDQPANSAAFLKAWLDNGVVE, via the exons ATGCGcgcccacctcctcgcgctgcttctgCCCCTCGCGGGCGCCTTCCGCATCCCCTTcgcggacgaggtcgacTCGTTCGCCAgcctgctcgtcgacgagacgcacggcggcgcagacACGGTCCTCTCCCCGGCGAGCGACATCACGCTCGAGTCCATCACCGACGACTTCCATGTGCTCGTGAGCGCCGAGCACCCGCGGCACAAGGTGCGTATCAAGTCGACCACGGGGTGGTGCGACCCCCATGCGAGGTCGTACTCGGGCTACCTCGACGTAGGGTACGGCAAGGAGCTGTACTTTGCCTACTTCGAGTCGCGGCGCGACCCGTCAAGCGACCCAGTGATGATGTGGATCAACGGCGGGCCTGGAGGATCGTCCGCAATGGGCCTGTACGGTGAGCTCGGCCCGTGTACCGTCAACCCCGGGGCCAAGAACCTCAACGACACCACGCCGAACCCGCACTCCTGGAACAACGAGGCCAACATTTTCTTCCTCGACCAGCCTATCAGCGTCGGCTTCAGCCACGCGCATAATGGCCAAGAGGTATCCAACACCCCCCAGGCGGCGAAGGACGTCGTTGCGTTCATCCAGatt TTCTTCGAGACgttcaaggagctcgaggggcGCGCGCTCCATCTCTCCGGCGAGAGCTACGGG GGCCGATACCTCCCCGTGTTCGCCAGCGCGGTGCACGATGCCAACGCTGGtcttgtcgccgccggcaagacGCCGATCAACCTCCAGTCCGTGCTCATTGGCAACGGCCTCCCCGATCTCT actCCATGCTCGAGTCCTTCCAGCCATTG GGATGCACACCGCAGGAAGGCGTCAACGGCACCATCCTCAACATTGAGCAATGCATTGCGCTTCGCTCCAACACCGCCAAGTGCCTCCAGCTGTCGACCAAGCACTGCCTCGACACCCACGACCCCGTCGACTGCGGCATCGCGTTCGACTACTGCATGATCCAGGTGTTCTCCGCATCCACCTGGGTCCACCTCAACCCGTATGACGCGCGGCTGCACTGCTTCCCCGGCGAACCTGGCTGCTATGCTTTCAT GTCTGACATCGAGAAATATCTCAACCTCCCCGACGTCCAGCTCAAGCTCGGTATCCCAAAGGGGTACAAGTACTCGATGATGacgcccgagctcggcgcgcgcttcttcCTCCAGCAGGACTGGACGTACAAGACGTGGGAGTatgtcgccgagctgctcgagcgcggcgtgcgcgtcctCAACTTTGTCGGCATGGTCGACTGGGTGTGCAACCACATCGGACAGGAGATCTGGATCGAGAAGTTTGACTGGACGGGCAAGGCGGCGTTCAACGCTGAGAAGCTCGTCGACTGGAaggtcgacggcaagaaggcTGGCTACGTCAAGTCGCATGGCCCGCTGACT TTCCTCAAGATCCTCGACGCAGGCCACATGGTCCCGATGGACCAGCCTGCCAACTCTGCGGCCTTCTTGAAGGCCTGGCTGGATAACGGCGTCGTGGAGTAG
- the YNR064C gene encoding putative hydrolase, with the protein MSTTTYHSVHLAVRQGIDLAYAEAGDRTAPTLILLHGFPTSSNQYRHLIPCLSDKYHVLAPDLPGFGSTVVHGDSSNLTFSDLADALEGFVDALGVKTFAVYIFDYGAPTALRFALRRPGAITALISQNGNAYTEGLGDFWAPVKALWATERGTPAFDAALAPLAGVLTLEATKAQYTGHGTPADRLDRIDPATYTLDYYQNLAGHADTQVSLFYDYRNNVGLYPQFQAWLRDSRVPVLAVWGAGDEIFVPAGAEAFKRDAADAEVHLLDGGHFLLETHVDEVAALIRAFLERIKFGAA; encoded by the coding sequence ATGTCCACCACGACCTACCACtccgtccacctcgccgtccggCAGGGCATCGACCTCGCGTACGCCGAAGCCGGGGaccgcaccgcgccgacgctcaTCCTGCTGCACGGCTTCCCCACCTCGTCCAACCAGTATCGCCACCTCATCCCGTGCCTGAGCGACAAGTACCACGTGCTCGCGCCCGACCTGCCAGGCTTTGGCAGCACAGTCGTGCACGGCGATTCGTCCAACCTCACCTTCAGCGAcctggccgacgcgctcgaggggtTCGTCGACGCACTGGGCGTGAAGACGTTCGCGGTGTACATCTTCGACTAtggcgcgccgaccgcgctGCGCTTCGCCCTCCGCCGTCCTGGCGCCATCACGGCGCTTATCAGCCAGAACGGCAACGCGTACACCGAGGGCCTGGGCGACTTCTGGGCGCCCGTCAAGGCGCTCTGGGCGACCGAGcgcggcacgccggcgttcgacgccgcgctcgcgccactTGCTGGCGTGCTCACCCTCGAGGCGACGAAGGCCCAGTACACCGGCCACGGGACGcccgccgaccgcctcgaccggATCGACCCGGCCACGTACACGCTCGACTACTACCAGAACCTCGCGGGCCACGCCGACACCCAGGTGTCGCTGTTCTACGACTACCGTAACAACGTAGGCCTGTACCCCCAGTTCCAGGCCTGGCTGCGCGACTCGCGCGTGCCTGTCCTCGCGGTCTGGGGAGCGGGCGACGAGATCttcgtgccggccggcgcggaggcattcaagcgcgacgccgccgacgccgaggtgcacCTCCTTGACGGGGGCCACTTCCTGCTCGAGacgcacgtcgacgaggtggccgccCTCATccgcgccttcctcgagcgTATCAAGTTCGGTGCTGCTTAA